The following proteins are encoded in a genomic region of Saccharopolyspora antimicrobica:
- a CDS encoding LysR family transcriptional regulator, translating into MHARLRAFVTIADNRGFGPAARSLSITQPALTKQIQALERELGGTLFTRGRHGASLTDFGEALLPQARDVVAAVDDFTHRAHRLSRGEHGSLALGFGLSAIDIAPRAVAAFRQSYPDVEVGLEDLPSAVQADRIRTGQLHAGFVRLPVGDDLHQRALRRDHLVVASSTPVPREVIGWLGGQRLVRLARIKGPGLAAQIDRLCAARQIRPGTLHETHDLQTVLALVAAGVGPALVPATAARIAPPGIAFTALRDPEATWDVGIAWHPVQHTALVDNFVASVLAPEPTA; encoded by the coding sequence ATGCATGCTCGACTGCGGGCCTTCGTCACGATCGCCGACAACCGCGGTTTCGGACCGGCCGCGCGCAGCCTCTCCATCACCCAGCCGGCGCTGACCAAGCAGATCCAGGCACTCGAACGCGAGCTGGGCGGCACCCTGTTCACCCGCGGCAGGCACGGCGCCTCGCTCACCGACTTCGGCGAGGCGCTGCTGCCGCAGGCCCGCGACGTGGTCGCCGCGGTCGACGACTTCACGCACCGCGCGCACCGCCTGTCCCGGGGCGAGCACGGCAGCCTCGCACTCGGATTCGGGCTGTCCGCGATCGACATCGCACCGCGGGCGGTCGCGGCGTTCCGGCAGTCGTACCCGGACGTCGAGGTCGGCCTGGAGGACCTGCCCTCCGCGGTGCAGGCCGACCGGATCCGCACCGGCCAGCTCCACGCGGGATTCGTCCGGCTACCGGTGGGCGATGACCTGCACCAACGCGCGCTGCGCCGCGATCACCTCGTCGTCGCCAGCAGCACCCCGGTGCCGCGCGAGGTCATCGGCTGGCTCGGCGGGCAGCGACTGGTCCGGCTCGCCCGGATCAAGGGCCCCGGCCTGGCGGCGCAGATCGACCGGCTCTGCGCTGCCCGGCAGATCCGCCCCGGCACCCTGCACGAAACCCACGACCTGCAGACCGTGCTGGCCCTCGTGGCGGCGGGCGTCGGACCCGCGCTCGTCCCCGCCACCGCTGCCCGCATCGCTCCGCCCGGCATCGCATTCACCGCGCTGCGCGACCCGGAGGCGACCTGGGACGTCGGCATCGCCTGGCACCCCGTCCAGCACACAGCCCTGGTCGACAACTTCGTCGCGAGCGTTCTCGCACCGGAGCCGACCGCGTAG
- a CDS encoding isochorismatase family protein, translated as MAKTEPEPRRDPRADHLLTPENCIVALIDYQPEQYATITSSTREEIDLNVVAVCKLATAYGVPVVLSTVGVGMGVNEGTAQRIRDELPGVEEIDRTGVNAWEDPDFHEAIESSRRRKVVIAGLWTEVCLAFPTLDMLAAGYDVHPVADAVGGISPVAHERAFERMIAAGARPVTAISFGAELMRNWARTDSDNLRKIMRWYFPERQRLGLGS; from the coding sequence ATGGCCAAGACCGAGCCCGAGCCGCGCCGCGATCCCCGGGCCGACCACCTGCTCACGCCCGAGAACTGCATCGTCGCGCTGATCGACTACCAGCCCGAGCAGTACGCCACGATCACCTCGAGCACGCGCGAGGAGATCGATCTGAACGTGGTCGCCGTGTGCAAGCTGGCCACGGCCTACGGAGTGCCGGTCGTGCTCTCCACAGTCGGGGTCGGCATGGGCGTGAACGAGGGCACCGCGCAGCGGATCCGCGACGAGCTGCCGGGAGTCGAGGAGATCGACCGCACCGGCGTCAACGCCTGGGAGGATCCCGACTTCCACGAGGCGATCGAGAGCTCGCGGCGCCGCAAGGTGGTCATCGCCGGGCTCTGGACCGAGGTGTGCCTGGCCTTTCCCACCTTGGACATGCTCGCCGCGGGATACGACGTCCACCCGGTGGCCGACGCGGTCGGCGGGATCAGCCCGGTGGCGCACGAGCGCGCGTTCGAGCGCATGATCGCGGCCGGCGCGCGGCCGGTCACCGCGATCTCCTTCGGCGCGGAGCTGATGCGCAACTGGGCGCGCACCGACTCCGACAACCTCCGGAAGATCATGCGTTGGTACTTCCCCGAACGCCAGCGCCTGGGCCTGGGCAGCTGA